The DNA region ATCCTTATTAGGAAAATTCTAAAAAATGATTATAGCTTAATTTTGTTAATTAAAGTTGTAAGAATTTATCCAAGTTAGACTTGGATAAAAGATTATAGAGCTTTTTTAACGGCGTCTGCTATCTTAGCAAAAGCTGCTGCGTCATTCATAGCCAAATCGGCTAAAATTTTTCTATCAAGCTCAATACCCGCTTTTTTAAGACCATTGATAAATTTAGAATAACTTAAATCATTTAGCCTACAAGCTGCATTGATACGCACAATCCAAAGACGGCGAAAATCTCTTTTTTTACGGCGTCTATCACGATAAGCATAAACTAAACTTCTTTCTAATTGCTCTTTAGCTTTTCTAAAATGCTTACGGCGTCCGCTATAAAAACCACGCGCTAATTTTAAAACTTTTTTATGTCTGCGGCGTCTTACCACGCCTGTTTTTACTCTTGCCATTTTTATTTCCTTTCATAAAGTGGCGTCCAAATTTGGAACTTGCCCTTAAATTTTTAAGGGGAGCTTGAATGACCGAAGTCAAAAACTTAAATTCCTAGCATTTTCTCCACAGCTTTTACATTTGTGCTATGCACATATTTAGCTGTTCTTAAGTCGCGCATTCTCTTTGCAGGCTTTTTTGTCAAAATATGACTACGAAATGCCGAGCCTCTTTTGATCTTGTTTTTACCTACTTTGAAGCGTTTAACTGCGCTTTTAACGCTTTTCA from Campylobacter upsaliensis includes:
- the rplT gene encoding 50S ribosomal protein L20 → MARVKTGVVRRRRHKKVLKLARGFYSGRRKHFRKAKEQLERSLVYAYRDRRRKKRDFRRLWIVRINAACRLNDLSYSKFINGLKKAGIELDRKILADLAMNDAAAFAKIADAVKKAL
- the rpmI gene encoding 50S ribosomal protein L35, whose translation is MPKMKSVKSAVKRFKVGKNKIKRGSAFRSHILTKKPAKRMRDLRTAKYVHSTNVKAVEKMLGI